One genomic window of Scatophagus argus isolate fScaArg1 chromosome 16, fScaArg1.pri, whole genome shotgun sequence includes the following:
- the LOC124073995 gene encoding somatostatin receptor type 2-like: MDTWIFPSSPPNLSEHLMYDSFMQGNESDIKGNYSDHSLNKTSTVVITCMYFLVCAVGLCGNALVIYVILRYAKMKTVTNIYILNLAVADVLFMLGLPFIAIQLALVHWPFGPVLCRVVMTVDSLNQFTSIFCLMVMSIDRYLAVVHPIKSTKWRKPRMAKTINIAVWGVSLMVNLPIVIYSGIITKHDGCFCTIVWPEPQEAYYTAFMFYTFILGFFLPLMVICLCYLFIIIKVKSSGIRVGSSKRKRSERKVTRMVSIVVAVFVFCWLPFYVFNVTSVTGTISTTPILRSTFAFVVVLGYANSCANPILYAFLSENFKKSFQNVLCLKKVGGLDEVERSDSRQDKSRMMNDPTETQSTLLNGDLQTSI, encoded by the coding sequence ATGGACACTTGGATCTTCCCATCATCTCCTCCGAACCTTTCAGAGCACCTTATGTATGACAGCTTCATGCAGGGCAATGAGTCCGACATCAAGGGGAACTACTCAGACCACAGCTTAAACAAAACCAGCACAGTGGTCATCACCTGCATGTACTTTCTGGTTTGTGCTGTTGGGCTCTGCGGAAATGCCCTCGTCATCTACGTTATCTTGCGCTACGCCAAGATGAAGACAGTTACCAACATCTACATCCTCAATCTGGCAGTGGCTGATGTGCTCTTCATGCTGGGTCTGCCGTTCATTGCCATCCAGCTGGCACTGGTCCATTGGCCATTTGGTCCTGTGCTCTGCAGGGTGGTAATGACAGTGGACTCCCTGAACCAGTTCACATCCATTTTCTGCCTGATGGTGATGAGCATCGACCGCTATCTTGCTGTGGTGCATCCTATTAAGTCCACAAAGTGGCGCAAGCCACGCATGGCCAAGACTATTAACATAGCAGTGTGGGGGGTTTCACTGATGGTTAACCTGCCCATCGTTATCTACAGCGGCATCATCACAAAGCATGATGGCTGTTTCTGCACCATCGTCTGGCCAGAGCCTCAAGAAGCCTACTACACAGCATTCATGTTCTACACCTTCATCCTTGGCTTCTTCTTGCCCCTCATGGTCATTTGCCTTTGCTACTTGTTCATCATCATTAAGGTGAAGTCCTCAGGCATCCGTGTGGGCTCCTCCAAGAGGAAGCGCTCTGAGAGAAAGGTGACTCGAATGGTGTCCATTGTGGTGGCAGTGTTTGTCTTCTGCTGGCTGCCTTTCTATGTCTTCAACGTGACCTCGGTGACGGGAACCATCAGTACCACTCCCATCCTGAGGAGCACCTTTGCGTTTGTGGTGGTTCTAGGTTACGCCAACAGCTGTGCCAATCCCATACTCTACGCCTTCCTCTCGGAGAACTTCAAGAAGAGCTTCCAGAATGTTTTATGTCTTAAGAAGGTGGGAGGGCTTGATGAGGTGGAGCGCAGTGATAGCCGGCAGGATAAATCTCGCATGATGAATGATCCCACGGAGACCCAAAGTACTCTGCTGAATGGCGACCTGCAGACCAGcatctga